One part of the Anaerolineales bacterium genome encodes these proteins:
- a CDS encoding aminopeptidase — protein MADPRIENFARILVDYSTNIQPGDRVIIETTTEAMPLVVEVFKRVVERGGRPHLQMEFPEQRALFLSLATPELARMENEFTALAYRDFEARIRLWSEANTKALSSVDPQMQSAAASAFSASLKNQFERSAAGQFKWVTSIFPTQGYAMQAGMSLTEYSDFIFRSVHAHEADPVAHWLKIKQEQQRYIDALTGHDRIQLRGPNVDLTLSVKDRKWKNSHGIYNMPDGEIYTGPVENSLNGWVRYTYPAIEDGVVVEDIELKFNEGKVVSATARTQEAYLRQMLATDEGASYVGEFAIGLNTDIDRFTGHILLDEKIGGSFHMALGLGYPETGSKNTSAIHWDMICDLRQDSEILVDGEVFYKNGEFVI, from the coding sequence TTGGCAGACCCGCGCATTGAAAATTTCGCCCGCATCCTGGTTGACTATTCCACCAACATTCAGCCGGGTGACCGTGTCATCATCGAAACCACCACCGAGGCCATGCCACTGGTGGTTGAGGTCTTCAAACGCGTGGTGGAGCGTGGCGGCCGCCCACATCTTCAAATGGAGTTCCCCGAGCAGCGCGCCCTCTTCCTCAGCCTGGCCACGCCGGAACTCGCCCGCATGGAGAATGAGTTCACCGCCCTCGCCTACCGTGATTTCGAAGCTCGTATCCGCCTATGGTCAGAAGCCAACACCAAGGCCCTCAGCAGCGTAGACCCGCAAATGCAGTCTGCCGCTGCCTCGGCCTTTTCCGCCAGCCTCAAGAACCAGTTCGAGCGCTCCGCCGCCGGCCAGTTCAAGTGGGTGACCAGCATCTTCCCCACCCAAGGCTACGCCATGCAGGCGGGAATGAGCTTGACCGAATACTCTGATTTCATCTTCCGCTCTGTTCATGCCCACGAAGCCGACCCCGTGGCCCATTGGTTAAAGATCAAGCAGGAACAGCAGCGCTACATTGACGCGCTCACCGGGCACGACCGCATTCAGCTGCGCGGGCCCAATGTGGACCTGACTCTTTCCGTAAAAGACCGCAAGTGGAAGAATTCGCACGGTATTTACAACATGCCCGATGGAGAGATCTACACCGGCCCGGTGGAGAATTCCCTGAACGGCTGGGTGCGCTACACCTACCCCGCCATTGAAGATGGCGTAGTGGTCGAAGACATTGAGCTGAAGTTCAATGAAGGCAAGGTAGTCAGCGCCACCGCCCGCACGCAGGAAGCTTACCTAAGGCAAATGCTCGCTACAGACGAGGGTGCCAGCTATGTAGGCGAATTTGCCATTGGCCTCAATACCGATATTGACCGCTTCACAGGCCACATTCTGCTCGATGAAAAGATAGGCGGCTCGTTCCATATGGCGCTGGGCCTCGGCTATCCGGAAACTGGCAGCAAGAACACCAGCGCCATCCACTGGGACATGATCTGCGACCTGCGCCAGGATTCTGAAATTCTGGTTGATGGTGAGGTCTTCTACAAGAATGGCGAATTCGTAATCTAG
- a CDS encoding bi-domain-containing oxidoreductase: protein MKQLLQNMRARSPHLADVPVPTPQPGFVLVRNAASLVSAGTERMVVEFAGASLLGKARSRPDLVRQTLDRARREGLASTAQAALGRLSEPMALGYSSAGVVVELGEGTQGFRAGQRVACAGGNYAVHAEYVSVPRNLVAVLPGKVGFEEAAFTTLGAIALHGFRLANVQLGERVAVIGMGLLGQLAASIAAAAGCRVLGIDIDAKRVALATARGLQAMVRKEAAERSAALTRGQGFDAVLICADTESNDPVELAGEIARDRATVVAVGAVGMNVPRRSYFGKELNFIVSRSYGPGRYDPDYEEGGRDYPIGYVRWTEGRNLQAFVDLMAAGKVDVSQLISHRFPIANAPKAYELIQSDKPFLGVLITYPGSAVKPSKASRRVNFETKPLSKDKIGLGVLGAGNYARNTLLPAVRPLRNLELIGITSASGRPAADLGKRFGFRYASSDEAQILTDRNVDAVAILTRHHLHASQTLAALKAGKHVFCEKPLALNEKELAAVERQVAKAGSPLLMGGFNRRFSPMGQDLKQFLARRSQPLAANFRVNAGTLPPYHWLHDPARGGGRIVGEACHFIDFLIYLVGQAPSAVYAEALPDDERYKQDNVQITLRFAEGSLGTVTYLANGDRSLSKERLELFCGGKVAVLHDFRQLDLTEDGQTTTRRGKQDKGHRAGVAAFLAAVQAGGPAPIAYEELFGGARAAFGALQSLETGKQVEF, encoded by the coding sequence ATGAAACAACTCCTGCAAAACATGCGGGCGCGAAGCCCACACCTGGCGGATGTGCCTGTGCCAACCCCGCAGCCTGGCTTTGTGCTGGTGCGTAATGCCGCGTCGCTGGTTTCGGCGGGTACGGAGCGTATGGTGGTGGAATTTGCCGGCGCTTCGCTGCTGGGCAAGGCGCGCTCTCGGCCGGACCTGGTGCGCCAGACATTGGATAGAGCGCGCCGTGAGGGTCTGGCCAGCACGGCGCAAGCCGCGCTGGGCAGGTTGAGCGAGCCGATGGCCCTGGGCTATTCCAGCGCTGGAGTAGTGGTTGAGCTGGGTGAGGGAACGCAGGGGTTCCGCGCAGGTCAACGGGTGGCGTGCGCGGGCGGAAACTATGCCGTGCATGCAGAGTATGTGAGCGTACCGCGTAACCTGGTAGCGGTGCTGCCTGGCAAGGTGGGTTTTGAGGAAGCTGCATTCACCACGCTGGGCGCGATCGCCCTGCACGGTTTTCGATTAGCGAATGTGCAGTTGGGCGAGCGGGTGGCGGTGATCGGCATGGGTTTGCTGGGCCAGCTGGCGGCAAGCATTGCTGCGGCAGCCGGTTGCCGGGTGCTGGGGATCGATATTGACGCCAAGCGCGTGGCGCTGGCCACGGCCCGCGGCCTCCAGGCGATGGTGCGCAAGGAAGCCGCGGAGCGCAGCGCGGCGTTAACCCGCGGGCAGGGTTTTGATGCGGTACTGATCTGCGCTGATACGGAGTCGAACGACCCCGTGGAGCTGGCCGGCGAGATCGCCCGCGACCGCGCCACCGTGGTGGCCGTGGGCGCAGTGGGAATGAACGTGCCGCGGCGCAGCTATTTTGGCAAAGAGCTTAACTTCATCGTCTCGCGCTCGTATGGCCCGGGCCGCTATGACCCTGACTATGAAGAAGGTGGCCGTGATTACCCGATTGGCTATGTACGCTGGACTGAGGGCCGCAATCTGCAAGCCTTTGTGGACCTGATGGCAGCCGGCAAGGTCGATGTGAGCCAACTGATCAGCCACCGCTTCCCGATTGCCAATGCTCCCAAAGCCTATGAACTTATTCAGAGTGACAAGCCCTTTTTGGGCGTGCTGATCACGTACCCGGGCTCGGCCGTCAAGCCCAGTAAGGCCAGCCGGCGGGTTAATTTCGAAACCAAGCCGCTGAGCAAGGACAAGATCGGTTTGGGCGTGCTGGGAGCGGGCAACTATGCGCGCAACACGCTGCTGCCGGCGGTGCGCCCGCTGCGCAATTTGGAGCTGATCGGGATTACTTCGGCCAGTGGGCGGCCAGCGGCCGATCTTGGCAAGCGCTTCGGTTTCCGCTACGCATCCAGCGACGAGGCGCAGATACTGACTGACCGCAATGTGGACGCAGTCGCCATCCTGACGCGGCACCACTTGCACGCCAGCCAGACGCTGGCGGCGCTCAAGGCCGGTAAGCATGTGTTCTGCGAGAAGCCGCTGGCGCTGAATGAAAAGGAATTGGCGGCGGTGGAGCGCCAAGTGGCCAAGGCTGGTAGCCCGCTGCTGATGGGCGGTTTCAATCGCCGCTTCTCGCCAATGGGCCAGGACCTCAAGCAGTTCCTGGCCCGCCGCAGCCAGCCGCTGGCGGCCAACTTCCGCGTCAACGCCGGCACGCTGCCACCATACCACTGGCTGCATGACCCGGCGCGCGGCGGCGGGCGCATTGTGGGCGAGGCGTGCCACTTTATTGATTTCTTGATCTATTTGGTGGGGCAGGCGCCCAGTGCGGTGTATGCCGAGGCGCTGCCTGACGATGAACGCTACAAGCAGGACAATGTGCAGATCACGCTACGCTTTGCCGAAGGTTCGCTGGGGACGGTGACGTATTTGGCGAATGGCGACCGCTCGCTGTCCAAGGAGCGTTTGGAGCTGTTCTGCGGCGGCAAGGTGGCCGTTCTGCATGACTTCCGCCAGTTGGACCTGACCGAAGACGGGCAGACCACGACGCGGCGCGGCAAGCAGGACAAGGGCCACCGGGCGGGCGTGGCCGCCTTTTTGGCAGCGGTGCAGGCCGGCGGCCCGGCGCCGATCGCCTACGAGGAGCTGTTTGGCGGGGCGCGGGCAGCGTTTGGCGCGCTGCAGTCGTTGGAGACTGGCAAGCAGGTCGAGTTTTAG
- the ndhC gene encoding NADH-quinone oxidoreductase subunit A — MLQDYLPIAVLLIISSGLAVLIIIIGNIIGPRRTNSRKAAPYESGMQSIGPGTRRMPVRFYLIAVLFILFDIEVVFFLPWAVVFRQLGVFGLIEMFVFIAILLIGYVYAWKKGALEWD, encoded by the coding sequence ATGCTGCAAGACTACCTACCCATCGCAGTATTACTGATTATTTCAAGCGGCCTTGCCGTGCTGATCATCATTATCGGCAACATTATTGGTCCGCGCCGCACCAACAGCCGCAAGGCGGCTCCGTACGAATCGGGCATGCAGTCGATCGGCCCGGGCACTCGCCGTATGCCGGTGCGCTTCTATCTCATCGCGGTACTCTTTATTCTGTTTGATATTGAAGTCGTGTTCTTCCTGCCCTGGGCGGTCGTGTTCCGCCAACTGGGTGTGTTCGGCTTGATTGAGATGTTTGTGTTCATAGCCATCTTGCTGATCGGCTATGTGTACGCCTGGAAGAAAGGCGCGCTGGAATGGGACTAG
- a CDS encoding NADH-quinone oxidoreductase subunit B — protein sequence MGLEQKLGNMGIVTTTLEQVVNWSRTRAMWPMLFGLACCAIEMMASQGADYDASRFGMELMRASPRQADLMIVAGRVSRKMAPVLRRLYDQMPSPKWVVSMGDCASCGGVFNNYAIVQGVDEIVPVDVYVAGCPPRPEALIHGIMTLHEKIKGETFKDWA from the coding sequence ATGGGACTAGAGCAAAAACTCGGCAATATGGGCATCGTCACCACCACGTTGGAGCAGGTGGTGAACTGGAGTCGCACGCGCGCCATGTGGCCGATGCTGTTTGGCCTGGCTTGCTGCGCCATCGAAATGATGGCCTCGCAAGGCGCCGACTACGACGCCAGCCGCTTTGGTATGGAATTGATGCGCGCCTCACCCCGCCAGGCTGACCTGATGATCGTGGCCGGCCGGGTAAGCCGTAAGATGGCCCCGGTGTTGCGCCGCCTGTATGACCAGATGCCTTCGCCCAAGTGGGTCGTCTCCATGGGAGACTGCGCCTCCTGCGGCGGTGTGTTCAACAACTACGCCATCGTCCAGGGTGTGGACGAGATCGTGCCGGTGGATGTGTATGTGGCCGGCTGCCCGCCGCGCCCTGAGGCGCTGATCCACGGCATCATGACCCTGCACGAGAAGATCAAGGGCGAAACGTTCAAGGACTGGGCGTAA
- a CDS encoding NADH-quinone oxidoreductase subunit C gives MKPELQPVLDALQSAFGAHISEFREQVKATIAAEHIVEAARTLRNAHGFNMLAGLSAVDYWPERKPRFHAVYEFKNIAQKLRLEVRVPLDGDEPKLPTLTEVFPNANWHERELLDMFGFDIVGHPDPRRILMPADWVGHPLRKDYPLGYEEVQFSFNFKEIDQRKPRPQD, from the coding sequence ATGAAACCCGAACTGCAACCCGTGCTGGATGCGCTGCAAAGCGCATTTGGCGCGCATATCAGCGAGTTCCGCGAGCAGGTTAAGGCCACAATTGCGGCGGAACACATTGTGGAAGCGGCGCGCACCCTGCGGAATGCGCATGGCTTCAACATGCTGGCTGGTCTGAGCGCAGTCGATTACTGGCCGGAGCGCAAACCGCGCTTCCATGCCGTGTATGAGTTCAAGAACATTGCGCAGAAGCTGCGCCTGGAAGTGCGCGTGCCGCTGGACGGGGATGAGCCGAAGCTGCCCACGCTGACTGAAGTCTTCCCCAACGCCAACTGGCACGAGCGCGAGCTGTTGGACATGTTTGGCTTTGATATTGTTGGCCACCCTGACCCGCGCCGCATCCTGATGCCGGCTGATTGGGTAGGCCATCCCCTGCGTAAGGATTACCCGCTGGGGTACGAAGAAGTGCAGTTCAGCTTCAATTTCAAAGAAATTGACCAGCGCAAGCCGCGCCCGCAGGACTGA
- the nuoD gene encoding NADH dehydrogenase (quinone) subunit D: MSISQLEITHDELKHLVSERAQTGETLLLNMGPQHPSTHGVLRLLLELDGEIVVNCIPDIGFLHTGIEKNMEAKTYEKAEVMTDRLDYLNTMGNNLAYCLAVEKLVDLDVPERAQAIRVIFAELQRIASHLVWLGTHALDLAAMSMFFYCLNQRERILDIMEMCAGQRMMTTYFRPGGLWRDVPAEFVPAVRAFIDSFPAEVDLYEGLLDKNPIFLDRTKGIGIYTGEEGIAWGITGPSLRGSGVAYDLRKEEPYSGYEQYDFEVCTEAEGDVYARYRVRMREFHESLKIIRQALDKLPSGPVRSNNRKFVPPPRAELGESMEAVIHHFKLWTEGFPAPKNSIYLPVESPRGELGVLLEGDGGPKPYRCHWRTPSFVNLQILPKISQGCYVADLVAIIGSIDIVLGDTDR, encoded by the coding sequence ATGAGCATTTCACAGCTTGAGATCACCCACGATGAGCTAAAGCACCTCGTTTCCGAGCGTGCTCAAACCGGCGAGACCCTGCTGCTCAACATGGGCCCGCAGCACCCCAGCACGCACGGCGTGCTGCGTTTGCTGCTGGAGCTGGACGGCGAGATCGTGGTGAATTGCATCCCCGATATCGGCTTTCTGCATACCGGCATCGAAAAGAACATGGAAGCCAAGACGTATGAGAAGGCGGAGGTAATGACCGACCGCCTGGACTACCTCAACACCATGGGCAACAATCTTGCCTACTGCCTGGCCGTTGAGAAGCTGGTGGACCTGGATGTGCCTGAGCGCGCCCAGGCCATCCGCGTGATCTTTGCTGAGTTGCAGCGGATCGCCTCGCACCTGGTGTGGCTGGGCACGCATGCGCTGGACCTGGCGGCCATGTCCATGTTCTTCTATTGTCTGAACCAGCGCGAGCGCATTCTGGACATTATGGAGATGTGCGCCGGCCAGCGCATGATGACGACCTATTTCCGCCCCGGTGGTTTGTGGCGGGATGTGCCGGCTGAGTTTGTGCCGGCGGTACGCGCTTTCATTGACAGCTTCCCGGCCGAAGTAGACCTGTATGAAGGTTTGTTGGACAAGAACCCCATCTTCCTGGATCGCACGAAGGGGATCGGCATCTATACTGGCGAAGAAGGTATTGCCTGGGGCATCACCGGCCCTTCGCTGCGCGGCTCGGGCGTTGCTTATGACCTGCGCAAGGAAGAGCCGTACAGCGGCTACGAGCAATATGACTTTGAGGTGTGCACCGAAGCTGAGGGCGATGTGTATGCGCGCTACCGCGTGCGCATGCGTGAGTTCCATGAGTCTCTGAAGATCATTCGCCAGGCGCTGGACAAATTGCCCAGCGGCCCGGTGCGCAGCAACAACCGCAAGTTTGTGCCCCCGCCGCGTGCTGAGCTGGGCGAGAGCATGGAAGCTGTGATCCATCACTTCAAGTTGTGGACGGAAGGCTTCCCTGCGCCCAAGAACTCGATCTATCTGCCGGTGGAATCGCCGCGTGGCGAGCTGGGCGTGTTGTTGGAGGGCGACGGCGGCCCCAAGCCATACCGCTGCCACTGGCGCACTCCTTCTTTTGTAAACTTGCAGATCCTGCCCAAGATCTCTCAGGGCTGCTATGTGGCAGACCTGGTGGCGATCATTGGCAGCATTGACATCGTACTTGGAGATACTGACCGGTGA
- a CDS encoding NAD(P)H-dependent oxidoreductase subunit E, whose amino-acid sequence MNPLRERYGQEIDDILAKYPQEQKRSAVMPLLYVAQREHGYVTREHLDQIGEVLSIAPTEVASIVGFYTLYHDTPGGKYRLQVCNDLPCALRGADQFLEGVCEHLNVRPGETTEDGVVTVEAVMCLAACDKAPMFQVQSREGISYHENQTVQSTVALVDGWRKEEM is encoded by the coding sequence GTGAACCCGCTGCGTGAGCGTTACGGCCAGGAGATCGACGACATCCTGGCAAAGTATCCGCAGGAGCAGAAGCGCTCGGCGGTGATGCCCTTGCTGTATGTGGCCCAGCGTGAGCACGGCTACGTGACGCGTGAGCATCTGGACCAGATCGGCGAAGTGCTCTCGATCGCTCCTACGGAAGTGGCCTCGATCGTTGGCTTTTACACTCTGTATCATGACACGCCGGGCGGCAAGTATCGCCTGCAGGTGTGCAATGACCTGCCGTGTGCCCTGCGTGGCGCTGACCAGTTCCTGGAAGGCGTGTGCGAGCACTTGAACGTGCGCCCCGGTGAAACTACTGAGGATGGCGTGGTGACTGTGGAAGCGGTGATGTGCCTGGCGGCGTGCGACAAGGCGCCAATGTTCCAGGTGCAGAGCCGTGAGGGCATCAGCTATCACGAGAACCAGACCGTGCAGAGCACGGTCGCCCTGGTGGACGGCTGGCGCAAGGAGGAGATGTAA
- the nuoF gene encoding NADH-quinone oxidoreductase subunit NuoF has translation MNEILLRHRDIKDIGQLSVYREHEGFDAFKRAVTGMKPDEVTEMVKASGLRGRGGAGFSTGMKWSFIDKNAWPHYVVVNADESEPGTFKDREIMESNPFQFLEGVMLCAYAVGAHTAYIYLRGEFWELAAYLDACIAELEKEGLLGDGLFGGEYSLRIHTHLGAGAYICGEETALLESLEGKLGQPRLRPPFPPSFGLYGKPTIVNNVETLANVPLIVQKGVDWFRGFGTEKSPGTKVFSLSGNVVKPGNYELPLGTTFRELIYTHGGGITDGRAIKAIMPAGASSSLIVADDKALDTPMDYESVPSVGAMLGSASIIVVDESVSMDWLINKTMHFFQHESCGKCTPCREGTYWMRHLTERIHHNQATWDDVILLQDVASNVKGKCLCALGDFSTEAVISSITRFRGDFETKVGMPISAPADAELKEVSN, from the coding sequence ATGAACGAGATCCTTCTGCGCCACCGCGATATTAAGGATATTGGCCAGCTTTCGGTGTACCGCGAGCATGAAGGCTTCGACGCGTTCAAACGCGCCGTTACTGGCATGAAGCCGGACGAAGTGACCGAGATGGTCAAAGCCTCCGGCCTGCGCGGCCGCGGCGGAGCGGGTTTCTCCACTGGGATGAAGTGGTCCTTCATTGATAAGAATGCCTGGCCGCACTATGTAGTCGTCAATGCGGACGAGTCAGAGCCCGGTACTTTCAAAGACCGCGAGATCATGGAAAGCAACCCGTTCCAGTTCCTGGAAGGGGTGATGCTGTGTGCCTACGCAGTGGGCGCACACACTGCGTACATTTATCTGCGCGGCGAGTTCTGGGAGCTGGCCGCGTATTTGGATGCGTGCATCGCCGAACTGGAGAAAGAAGGCCTGCTGGGTGATGGCCTGTTTGGCGGCGAATATAGCCTGCGCATTCATACCCATTTGGGTGCGGGCGCGTATATCTGCGGTGAAGAGACCGCGCTGCTCGAATCGCTGGAAGGCAAGCTGGGCCAGCCGCGTCTGCGCCCGCCGTTCCCGCCCAGTTTTGGTTTGTACGGAAAGCCGACCATCGTCAACAACGTGGAGACGCTGGCGAATGTGCCCTTGATCGTGCAGAAGGGCGTGGATTGGTTCCGCGGTTTTGGCACCGAGAAGAGCCCGGGTACCAAGGTTTTCAGTCTGTCAGGCAACGTGGTCAAGCCGGGCAACTATGAGCTGCCGCTGGGCACCACGTTCCGCGAGCTGATCTATACGCATGGCGGCGGTATCACCGATGGCCGCGCCATCAAAGCCATCATGCCGGCCGGCGCATCGTCCTCACTGATCGTGGCGGATGACAAGGCGCTGGATACGCCGATGGACTACGAGAGCGTGCCGAGTGTTGGCGCCATGTTGGGCTCAGCCTCCATCATTGTGGTGGACGAGAGCGTGAGCATGGACTGGCTGATCAACAAGACCATGCACTTCTTCCAGCACGAGTCGTGCGGCAAGTGCACCCCGTGCCGCGAAGGCACGTATTGGATGCGCCACCTGACCGAACGCATCCACCATAATCAGGCCACCTGGGATGATGTAATTCTGCTGCAGGATGTTGCCAGTAACGTGAAGGGCAAGTGCCTGTGCGCGCTGGGCGACTTCTCCACTGAAGCGGTGATCTCGAGCATTACGCGTTTCCGTGGTGATTTTGAGACCAAAGTAGGGATGCCGATAAGCGCTCCGGCGGATGCTGAACTGAAAGAAGTGAGCAACTAA